The DNA region GGCGGAGCCAGCGCTCGGCGCGGGCGTCCACGTCGAGCGTGAGCCAGGGCGCGAGCTCCGCCTCGCGGATGGCGACGTCCACGGCCGCGCGGTCCGAGGTGCCGGCGGTGGACGCGGTCCAGGCCTGGTAGGAGGCGCCCACCTCCGCGGTGCGGCTCCGCGGCACGGGGGCCGAGGCGGCGCCGGGGCCGGCGCGGAACTCGACCTGCGGGACCGCCGCGGCGGTGACGACCGCCAGCCGGCGGGCCAGCTCCGCGTCCCCGGGCGGCGGCGGGAGCGGCCTCGCCTCGGCCGCGAGCGCGGCGGGCTCGAACCGGAACGCGTCCCCGGGGCGCAGGCCGGCGCCGGCGCACGCCGCGTGGTGCGGCGCGAGCGACTCCACCGTGCACCGCCCGGCCGGCGCGCCGTTGCGCCGGAGCTCGAGCACCGCGCCCGGCGCGAGCCCGTCGTCGGAGCCCGCGTCGAGGTAGGCGCGCGAGGCGGTGGCGTAGGCGACCTGCCCGGTGCCGCGCGGGCGCTGCGTGCCCCGCGTGGATGCGGCGGGCGCGGCCGTCAGGGACACGGCCAGCACGAGGGCGAGCGCGCCCGGCATCAGTTCACCCCCGTCGGATGGCAGCGGATGCAGGCGTCGGTGGCCCAGGCGTACCCGGAGATCTGGGTGTGGTGGGACGTCGTCTCGGTGTCACCATGGCAGGCCAGGCAGTCCTTCACGGCGAAGTCGGCCGCCCAGGCCTTGTCGGCGCGGGTGGCCGGGTGGCAGGTGAGGCAGGCGGCGCGGGTCCCGGAGTGCTTCAGGCCGGGCGCGATCCCGAACGGCAGGTGCGCCGCGACGCGGTCCACCTGCGCCTCGGCGTGGCAGCGGACGCAGCGCGCCGAGTCGAACGCGTAGTCCGGCACCGCCGCGTGCGCGGTCGCCATGGAGGCCTGCTCGTGGTCGTGGCAGCCGGCGCAGCCGAGGACCTTCCGGTTCGCCGGGTCCACGTGGCACTCGGCGCAGCCGGCGGTGGCGTGGGCCGTCCCGGCGACGATCGGGAACAGCTTCGCGTGATCGACGCCCACCCCGGACTGGTGGCAGCCGTAGCAGGCCTCGCTTGCGAACTGGAACCCCGGAACGGCGCCGTGGCGCGTGGCCAGCGCCGCCTCGTCGGCGTGGTCGCCGGTGTGGCAGTGGATGCAGTCGAACTTCGCGAAGGTGTCGAACGCGCCGTGGCAGTCGTCGCAGGTGGCGGTCGCGTGCGGCGTGCCCGCCACGATCGGGAACCAGCGCTGCGCGTGGCCCGCGCGCGACGGCATGGTGAGGGACGGCGCGGAGCCCCCGCCCTCGCTGCACGCGAGCGCGAGCGCGGCGGCGGCGACGACGAACGTCTGAACGGTCCTCATCTCGGCACCCCGGTTCCGTGCAGGCCTCCGAACGCCGCCGAGAAGCGGTGGCACTCGTAGCACTTGCGGTTCACGAGCTGGAAGCCCGCCACGCCGTCGTGCTCCCCCGCGACGTTCCCGTGGCAGCGCAGGCAGTCGGCGGTGTCGGTGGCGCAGGTGAACGGCTGCGCGTAGTCCACCGCCGGGAAGCTCGAGTGGCAGTCCTTGCAGCGGATCCCGGCGTGCGGACCCGTCTTGATCGAGAAGCAGGCCTCGTGCGCGGGCAGCCCCGCCGGCGAGAACCGCCAGGCGCCGTGGCAGCCGCGGCAGTCCTGCGGGAAGCCGGCCAGGTCGTGGTTCACCGCCGCCGCGGCGGAGCCGGCGCGGGCCCAGTCGGCCTCGTGGCAGGCGATGCAGCGCGGCGTGGGCCGGGCGAAGGCGCGGTCGCGGCGGTCGCCGTGGCACGACTCGCACGCGACCAGGGCGTGGCGGCCGGTGAGCGGGAACGCGGTGCGCCGGTGCGCCTCCGGCCCGAACGTCGGGGTGGACCAGGCGGTGGCGTCGTGGCAGGTCGCGCAGCGCGGCCCGAGGCGGCCGCCGTGGACGTCGCGGTGGCAGGCGGCGCAGGCGCGCGGCACCGGGTCGGCGAAGGTCCCGCTCGCGTGGCAGGCGCGGCACTGCGCGTCGCGGTGGCGTCCGTCGAGCGGGAAGCCGGTGCGCTCGTGCGCGAACGTCACCGCCTTCCAGCCGGCGGCGGTGTGGCACGCGGCGCAGTCGGTGTCGCCGCCGTGCGCGCCGGGGCCGGGGCGCGGCGCGGCGAGGTCGGCCCGGGGCGGCGGCGCGGCCGCGGCGGCGGCGGTCGCGAGGGTCGCGGTCGCGGCGAGGGCGAGCGCGAGGCGCGGAGCGGTGGCGATCACGGCACGTACCCCCGGAACGCGCCCTGGTGGAAGTCGGCGTGGCAGCCCTGGCACTTCACGGCCAGCGGGCGGTAGCGGCGCACCGCCGCCCCGTCCACCTGCACCGCGGGGTGGCACTTCTCGCAGGCGAGCGCGCGGTGCTTGCCGTCGAGCGTGAACGCGGTGAACGGCTTCTGGTGCACGAAGCGGAGCGGCGCCGGCGCCTTCCAGCCGGCGGTCTCGTGGCAGCGGGCGCAGTCCGTCCCCTGCCCCTTCGCCGCGAGCTGGCCGGCGTGCGCGTCGGCGTGGCAGCCGGCGCACGCCTGGGGCACGCCGCGCCAGCGCACCACGCCCGCGCCGTCGGGCGCGTGGCACGAGCCGCAGGCGGCCCGCTCGTGCTTGCCGGTGAGCGGGAACCGCGCGTCGCGGGCGTGGTCGAAGCGCACCTTGCGGAAGGAGTCGAGCCCGTGGCAGGCGGTGCAGCCCTCGGCGCGGGTGCGCGCCTCGAACTGCCGGCCGTGCGGGTCCTTGTGGCAGCTGCGGCAGTCGGAGGGGCGCTGCAGGTCGAGCGACGCGAGGCTCACCGTCACCGGGCGGCGGTGGCGCGCGAGCTCGTCCCGGACCCGCGCCGGCACCTTCGCCGCGAGCCGCGCGTCCTTCGGGTGGCACAGCGCGCAGGCCACCGCGCGGTGCGCGCCCTCCAGCCGGTAGGCGGTGCGATCGTGGTCCTCCGGCTCGAAGCGGGCCGGGAGGAAGCGGTCCACGCCGTGGCAGCGGTCGCAGGCGCGCGGATCGGCCGCCCCGGCCGCAGTGCCGGCCGTCGAGGCGGGCCGCGGGAGGGCGCCTCCGGGCGCCGCCGCGCGGGCGAGCTGGCCCACGTGGGCGTCGGCGTGGCAGTCGGTGCAGCGCGCGAACGCGATGCCCTTGTAGCGCGCCCTCTCGCCGGGCCACGGGCCGTGGCAGGCCTCGCAGGCCACCGTCGCGTGCGCGCCGCGCAGCGGGTAGCGGGTCTTCTCGTGGAAGGCGCGCTTCGCCCCGATTCCGGTCACGTGCTTCCAGTCCGCGGTGACGTGGCAGCTCGCGCACGCCTGGCCGAGCCGGTCCTGGTGCGGATCCTTGTGGCAGTCGGTGCAGGCCTGGAACGCCACGCCCTTGTAGCGGGCGTAGGCCGCCGCCCGCACCGGCGGCGTCATGCCGGGGCCGGGCGCGCCGGCGGCCTCCGCCACGTCCGCGTGGCACTTCGCGCAGGCGACCTTCACGTGCTTCCCGTCGAGCCGGTACGCGGTGCGCGCGTGGTCGAAGCGCGCCGCCGGCTTCCAGGCGTCCTCGCCGTGGCACCTCGCGCAGTCGGGGCCGAGCTGGCCGCGGTGCTCGTCGAAGTGGCAGGCGGCGCAGCGCTGCGGCGCGCCCAGGCTCGTCTTCCGCTCCGGCTGCTTGCGCAGCAGCTCGGCGACGGCCGGGTCCGCCACGAGCCGCGGGTCGTGGCAGCGGGCGCAGTCCACCCGGCGGTGCTTGCCGCGCAGCTCGAACCCGGCCCGCGCGTGGTCGAAGCCCTTCTTGCCGCCCGGGCCCCAGTCCACCAGCGCGAAGTCCCGGCCCTGGTGCTCGTGATGGCACTTCTCGCACGCGCGCTCGGCCGCGGGGAGCCGGCCGTGGAGGCCCTGCCCGCGCGCGACCCGGTCCTTCAGCTCGGCGTGGCAGGCGAGGCAGCCGTCCGCCGAGAGCTGCTGCCCGGCCAGGTGGCACTTCGTGCAGCGCTGGAGCCCCTCCAGGCCCTGGTGAGGCCGGGAGAGCGGCCCGGGCGAGAACACGTCGGCGCGCGCGGCCGCCGGGGCGGCCAGCGCGAGCGAGGCGAGGAGCGCTGCGGTCGAGGGTTTCACCGGTGGAGGAGCCCGTACCCGAGGTAGAGGGAGACGCCGATGTGCGCGGCGATGACGAGGACCAGGAACACGGCCAGCGACGCGTGGAACACGCGCCAGCCGCGGAGCAGGCGCTTCAGCGAGGCGTAGAAGCGGATCTGCCAGCGCAGCCGCGCCAGCGCGACCAGCGTGGCGCGGAACTCGGCGTAGTGGCCGGTCCCGCGGAAGCGCCCGCGCACCCGCAGCAGGCGCAGGCGGAGCAGGAGCGACTCCGCCGGCATGCGCACGAACAGCAGCGCCAGCGAGCCGGCGCGGACCGGCGCGGTGGCGCGGTCGAGGAGCACCCGGGCCGGCGCGCCCGCCTCCTGCAGGAGCGGGCCGAGCGCCGCGCGGGAGCGCTCGAACCGCGCCAGCAGGTCGGCCAGCTCCACCGCCTTCCCGCCGTCGGAGGGGACCGTGCCGTAGATGAACCGCCCCACGATCCCGGTGCCGACCACGATGCAGAGCGCGCCCGCGGTGCCGGTGGCGAGCAGGTTGTTCGACTGGAACGCGGAGTGGAACGCGATGACGAGCGGGCTCATGAAGCCCACGAACACGTGGAAGTCGAGCCACCCGCGGATGCTCCCCAGCGGCGCGAAGCGCTTCCAGCGCTTGCGGACCGCGTAGAGGAAGTTCGAGAGCATGAACAGCGTCGCCACGATGCCGACGCCGTGGCCCCAGGGCCCGGCCGGCTTCATGGACGGGTGGAGCGGGGAGCGCAGCCGGTCGAGGCGCGCGAGCGGGTAGTACTCCCGCCCCTTCCACGCCAGCACCGCCAGGATCGCCACGCCGGCGAGCGCGTAGGCGGCGTGAAACGCGCGGCGGCGGCGCCGCTCCGCCACGGCCCGGCCCGCGCCGGCGGCGGGCCTGGCCTCGGCGGCGCCGCGCCCCGCGGGCCGCGCGCGGCCCGGCCGGCGGACCTGGCCGGGCGCCTCGCCGTGGTAGCGCCTGAGCGCCACGCCCGCCTTCGAGAGCAGCTCGAGCGGCAGCTCGCCGCCGACGTTCACCACCACGAAGTCGTTCTCCAGCGTGGCGGCGCGCCCGCCCACCTCGAGCACCACCTGGCGCGGGCGGATGGCGGTCACCTGCGAGCCGAGCAGCAGGCGCACCCGTCGCGCACCGGCCAGCTCCTGGAGGCGCGCGCGGTTCGCCTCGCGGCACCGCGCCAGCTCGGCGCCGCGGTACGAGAGCGTCACCTCCGCGCTGGACTCGGTGGCGAGCTGGATGGCCGCCTCCAGCGCCGCGTCGCCGCCGCCGACCACCAGCACCCGGTTGCCGTCGAACGCCTCCGGATCGCGCAGGCCGTACAGGACCTTCTCCTGCTCCTCGCCCGGCACGCCCAGCTTCCGCGGCGTGCCGCGGCGCCCGACCGCCAGCACCACCTTCGACGCCTGCACCGTGCCGCGATCGGTGCGCAGCTCGAAGCGGCCGTCCTCGCCGTCGAGGCCGGTGACCTTGACGCCCTCCTCCACCGCGATCCCGGCCTTCGCGAGCACGCGCTGCCAGGAGGCGAGCAGCTCCTCCTTGCTGATGAGGCGCTTCCCGAACCGGCCCACCAGCGGCAGGTCCACCGGCTCGGTCATCGCCACCTTCTTGCGCGGGTAATGGGCGATCGAGCCGCCCATGGTCCCCTGCTCGAGGAGGCGGAACGGGACGCCGCGGGCCTTCAGGCCGAGCGCGGTGGCGATGCCGGCCGGCCCCGCCCCCACGACGGCGACCGGCGCCTGCCGCGACGCGGTCTCGGCCAGCCGCTCCGCGACCTGGAGCCCCTGCTGGATCGCGTTCTTGATGAGCCCCATCCCGCCCAGCTCGCCGACGACGTGCACGCCGGGCCGGGAGGACTCGAAGAACTCGTCCACCTCCGGCAGGTCCACCCCGCGCTCGGCCGTGCCGAACACCAGGCGGATCGCGCCCACCGGGCACTCGGCGGCGCAGCGCCCGTGGCCGATGCAGTGGTCGGCGTGCACCAGCTTCGCGGCGCCGTCCACGATGCCGAGGATGTCGCCCTCCGGGCACGCGCGGAGGCAGGAGAGGCTGCCGATGCAGACGTTCGGGTCGATGACCGGGTGGAGCGAGCGGGCCAGGTGCTGGCCGCGGGCGCGCTTCGCCTCGAGCTCGGCGGCGTCGCGGCGCTCGCGGGCCCAGCGCCGGCCGAGGTGGCCGCCCGCGAGCAGGCCGACGCTGGCGAGGGAGCCGGAGACGATCCAGAGGGTGGCGAGGTCCATGGAGTTCGGGCGCCGCGGCAGCCTGTCGCACGCTCGCGGGATTGACCTGGATCACCGAGGTTCGGCCACGTCACCCCCCGTCAGGGAGGTTTGACGGTCGGTGACGGACGCACCGCGCTCCGAGACCGCGTCTCAGCGCCGCGATCGCGCGCCGCCCCGCGCTCGGCGGCCGCCGTCCGCGGCGGACCGCCGCTCCGTCCGCTTGACAGGAGGCGCGTCCGCTTCTAAGGATGTCCGCTATAACGGAATCGGCCGGCGGTCGCCGGCGGGAGCGAGGCGCATGCGGATCGCGGACGACGTCACGAAGCTCATCGGAAACACGCCGCTGGTGCGGCTCAACCGGATCATCGACGGCGCGCGCGCGACGGTGGTGGCCAAGCTGGAGAGCTTCAACCCGGCCTCCAGCGTGAAGGACCGCATCGGCGTGGCGATGATCGAGGCGGCCGAGCGGGACGGGAAGATCAAGCCGGACACCATCCTGCTCGAGCCGACGAGCGGCAACACCGGCATCGGGCTCGCGTTCGCGGCGGCGGCGAAGGGCTACAAGCTCGTCCTCACCATGCCCGACACCATGAGCGTGGAGCGGCGCAAGCTGCTGGCGGCGTTCGGCGCGAAGCTGGTGCTCACGCCCGGCGCCGAGGGCATGAAGGGCGCCATCGCGAAGGCGCAGGCGCTCGCGGCCGAGGATCCGCGGCACCTCATCCTCCAGCAGTTCGAGAACCCAGCCAACCCCGAGATCCACCGCCGCACCACCGCGGAGGAGATCTGGCGCGACACCGACGGCAAGGTGGACGTCGTGGTCGCCGGGACCGGCACGGGAGGGACGATCACGGGGGTCGCGCAGGTGCTGAAGGCGCGCAAGCCGTCCATCCGCATCGTGGCCGCCGAGCCGGCCGACTCGGCGGTGATCTCCGGCGGCAAGCCGGGGCCGCACAAGATCCAGGGCTGGGGCCCGGGCTTCGTGCCGAAGGTGCTCGACCCCTCGCTCATCGACGAGGTGATCACGGTCCAGAACGCCGACGCCGGCGACTTCGGCCGCCGGCTCACGCGGGAGGAGGGCATCCTGTCCGGCATCTCCTGCGGCGGGGCGGCCTGGGCGGCGCGCGAGGTGGCGCGGCGGCCCGAGAACGCGGGCAAGCTCATCGTGGTGGTGCTGCCCGACACCGGCGAGCGGTACCTGACGACCTGGCTGTTCGAGGAGGCGCCGGCGGCGTAGGTCGGCGGAAACGGCCGGCGCCTTCGCGGCGGCGATCCCTCCCGGGGGACGCCGCCGCGCCGCGTCACGAGGCTTGCCTCCGGGTCGCGCTCCGTGCGGGGCGCCAGCGTTCAGTTGCGGCCGGCGCTCGGGCGCCCCTACCTTTCCGCGGCCCCGCCGGCACGGCCGGCGACCGGAGACGCGGACCATGACCCAGGCTTCTCGTTCGGAGTTCCGCGCCGAGCTGCTCTCCCGGATCCCGCGGTGGTACTCGCCCTGGGGGCACCTGCTCTTCCCCGCGGTGGCGGGCCTCGCGATCGCCGCGTTCGCGCTCTCGCGCATCGAGGACCTCGCGGCCTGGCAGCTCGCCGCCGTCCCCGCGTTCCTCGTGTTCGGCAACGCGGTCGAGTGGACCGCGCACCGCGGGATGCTGCACCGGCGACTGCGCTTCGCCGAGGTGTTCTACGTGCGCCACACGCCGCAGCACCACGCGGTGTACGTGGCCGACGACATGGCCATGCGCGACTGGCGGGAGCTGAAGCTGGTGCTGCTCCCGGCCTACGGCGTGCTCGCCATCCTCGCCGTCACGTCGCCGCTCACGCTCGCCTTCCTGTGGCTCCGCCAGCCCAACCTGGCCGCGCTGTGGGTCGCAAGCGTGGTGCTCTACGTGCTCTCCTACGAGTGGCTCCACCTCGCCTATCACCTGCCCGCCGACCGGT from Anaeromyxobacter dehalogenans 2CP-C includes:
- a CDS encoding NAD(P)-binding domain-containing protein codes for the protein MDLATLWIVSGSLASVGLLAGGHLGRRWARERRDAAELEAKRARGQHLARSLHPVIDPNVCIGSLSCLRACPEGDILGIVDGAAKLVHADHCIGHGRCAAECPVGAIRLVFGTAERGVDLPEVDEFFESSRPGVHVVGELGGMGLIKNAIQQGLQVAERLAETASRQAPVAVVGAGPAGIATALGLKARGVPFRLLEQGTMGGSIAHYPRKKVAMTEPVDLPLVGRFGKRLISKEELLASWQRVLAKAGIAVEEGVKVTGLDGEDGRFELRTDRGTVQASKVVLAVGRRGTPRKLGVPGEEQEKVLYGLRDPEAFDGNRVLVVGGGDAALEAAIQLATESSAEVTLSYRGAELARCREANRARLQELAGARRVRLLLGSQVTAIRPRQVVLEVGGRAATLENDFVVVNVGGELPLELLSKAGVALRRYHGEAPGQVRRPGRARPAGRGAAEARPAAGAGRAVAERRRRRAFHAAYALAGVAILAVLAWKGREYYPLARLDRLRSPLHPSMKPAGPWGHGVGIVATLFMLSNFLYAVRKRWKRFAPLGSIRGWLDFHVFVGFMSPLVIAFHSAFQSNNLLATGTAGALCIVVGTGIVGRFIYGTVPSDGGKAVELADLLARFERSRAALGPLLQEAGAPARVLLDRATAPVRAGSLALLFVRMPAESLLLRLRLLRVRGRFRGTGHYAEFRATLVALARLRWQIRFYASLKRLLRGWRVFHASLAVFLVLVIAAHIGVSLYLGYGLLHR
- the cysK gene encoding cysteine synthase A, giving the protein MRIADDVTKLIGNTPLVRLNRIIDGARATVVAKLESFNPASSVKDRIGVAMIEAAERDGKIKPDTILLEPTSGNTGIGLAFAAAAKGYKLVLTMPDTMSVERRKLLAAFGAKLVLTPGAEGMKGAIAKAQALAAEDPRHLILQQFENPANPEIHRRTTAEEIWRDTDGKVDVVVAGTGTGGTITGVAQVLKARKPSIRIVAAEPADSAVISGGKPGPHKIQGWGPGFVPKVLDPSLIDEVITVQNADAGDFGRRLTREEGILSGISCGGAAWAAREVARRPENAGKLIVVVLPDTGERYLTTWLFEEAPAA
- a CDS encoding cytochrome c3 family protein — its product is MRTVQTFVVAAAALALACSEGGGSAPSLTMPSRAGHAQRWFPIVAGTPHATATCDDCHGAFDTFAKFDCIHCHTGDHADEAALATRHGAVPGFQFASEACYGCHQSGVGVDHAKLFPIVAGTAHATAGCAECHVDPANRKVLGCAGCHDHEQASMATAHAAVPDYAFDSARCVRCHAEAQVDRVAAHLPFGIAPGLKHSGTRAACLTCHPATRADKAWAADFAVKDCLACHGDTETTSHHTQISGYAWATDACIRCHPTGVN
- a CDS encoding cytochrome c3 family protein; translation: MKPSTAALLASLALAAPAAARADVFSPGPLSRPHQGLEGLQRCTKCHLAGQQLSADGCLACHAELKDRVARGQGLHGRLPAAERACEKCHHEHQGRDFALVDWGPGGKKGFDHARAGFELRGKHRRVDCARCHDPRLVADPAVAELLRKQPERKTSLGAPQRCAACHFDEHRGQLGPDCARCHGEDAWKPAARFDHARTAYRLDGKHVKVACAKCHADVAEAAGAPGPGMTPPVRAAAYARYKGVAFQACTDCHKDPHQDRLGQACASCHVTADWKHVTGIGAKRAFHEKTRYPLRGAHATVACEACHGPWPGERARYKGIAFARCTDCHADAHVGQLARAAAPGGALPRPASTAGTAAGAADPRACDRCHGVDRFLPARFEPEDHDRTAYRLEGAHRAVACALCHPKDARLAAKVPARVRDELARHRRPVTVSLASLDLQRPSDCRSCHKDPHGRQFEARTRAEGCTACHGLDSFRKVRFDHARDARFPLTGKHERAACGSCHAPDGAGVVRWRGVPQACAGCHADAHAGQLAAKGQGTDCARCHETAGWKAPAPLRFVHQKPFTAFTLDGKHRALACEKCHPAVQVDGAAVRRYRPLAVKCQGCHADFHQGAFRGYVP
- a CDS encoding sterol desaturase family protein, with product MTQASRSEFRAELLSRIPRWYSPWGHLLFPAVAGLAIAAFALSRIEDLAAWQLAAVPAFLVFGNAVEWTAHRGMLHRRLRFAEVFYVRHTPQHHAVYVADDMAMRDWRELKLVLLPAYGVLAILAVTSPLTLAFLWLRQPNLAALWVASVVLYVLSYEWLHLAYHLPADRWLARTALVRTLRRHHQLHHAPHLMNRWNFNVTVPLWDWVRGTLYPAPAPGSRPAAQPTGAAGRAP